The Pseudomonas graminis region TACGACAGCGCGGTATTTATCTCGCTGGACAAACGCAGCCGGCCGGTCATCAGAGGCGTACTTAATCCGCAAGACTGGAAGCAACTGGCGATGAAAGCGGGTGATTGACAACAACGTGAGGCGTTAACAACAGGTTATTTGCGCAGCTGATAGCCGACGCCATACACCGTATGAAGCAGGGGAAACGCAAAACCATCATCGACCACTTTTCTGATTTGATGCACGCGTGTACCGACGCCACTGCTCTTGTTGACGCCCAGTTCGCCCCACAGCATTTCCGCGATTTCTTCTTTACTGACAATGCCGGGACTTTTCAGCATCAGCAGTGCCAGGATGTCGATGTTGGTCGGGTTGAGCTTGAGCGATCTTTGCGCGCGGGTCGCCCGGTATTTGCTTGTGTCCAACACCAGATCCTCGACCACCAACATAGTTAAAACCCGCCACTTTATACGTTGCGCGATCCTAGACAGGCGTTTGTCAAAAATAGGTTCGGCTGCCGTGAATATCTTGTCGTTTACCAAAGCGATGCTGTCGGCTTCCGAGCGATGATCGGATGGCGTCCACTCACCGCTCTTCTGCCGCAGGCCCTTACGGTCCCCGCCTTCCGGTCAAGGCTTGAAGCCGTCAGGCTTCCAGTCCAGCAGATGCTGTTTGAATCCTTCGCTTGCCACTTGGTAATAGGCGATGGCGCGCGCAATCAGCGGGTCGTCACGCGTAGCCTTGCTTTCGACACTTTCACCCAGCGCATTGTCGTGGCGACGCAGCCCCTGGCGCGGGCTGAGGATGGCGAGATCCTTGCCGTCGAACAGTCCCAGGTGCTGGTAATTGCCGACCACCACCCGGGGCGGCAACGCCGAATCGAAGAACAGATTGCGGCCAAAGAAGGTGGACTGATAATCCAGATTCAGCAGCCCCAGCAGCGTCGGCGCGAGATCGATCTGACTCGCCAATTGAGAGATTTCCCGCGGCTGGATCATCTTCGGCGCGTAGATGAACAGCGGAATGAGGTAGTTATCGATGGGCAGGTCTTCTTTGCCAGCACTGCCTGCCGTGTGGTCGGCGACGAAGACGAACAGCGTGTTGTCGAACCACGGTTTCTGGCGGGCGCTTTCAAGGAACTTGCCGATGGCGTAGTCGGTGTATTTCACCGCGCCGTCGCGACCGTTGCCCGAAGGGATGTCAATGCGTCCCTCGGGGAAGGTGTAAGGGCGGTGGTTTGAAGTGGTCATCAACTGCAACAGAAACGGTTTGTTCGCAGCGAAGTCCGCATCCGCCAGATTGAGCGCCTGCTGGTACAGGTCTTCGTCGCCCATGCCCCAGGCGTTTTTGAAGTGAATGTCCTGTTCATTGACGCTGCTCTGGTCCACCACGCGGTAGCCGTTGCCGCTGAAGAAGGCGTTCATGTTGTCGAAATAGCCCCGTCCCCCATAAACGAAAACGCTGTCGTAACCGACGCCCGCCAGTTGCTGGCCGAGGCTGGCGAACCCGCTTTCGCGGCCCACCCGTTTGACGATGGAGCGTCCCGGCGTCGGCGGGATGGACAGGGTAATGGCTTCCAGGCCGCGGTCGGTTCGGGTGCCGGTGGCGTAGAAGTTATTGAAGTAGACGCTTTGCTTGCGCAATGCATCCAGATAGGGGGTCAGGTTGCGCGTGTCGCCGTTGCTGCCCAGGTATTTGGCGCTCAGGCTTTCAATGGTCACCAGGACGATGTTGGCTTTGCGCGTCGCCCCCGGATTGTCGATCGTGCGTCGGATATCCACTGGGTCAGTGCCGACAAATCGGCTGTTGGGCTCGGTCAGCTCCCGGCGCATCTGCTCGGCGACTTGCGGGTCGGGCAGGGTGGCGTAGAACTGCTGATAATCCAGTTCGTTGTTTCTGAACGCGGCGAAAAACTGGTACGGGCCGTTGCTCGCCAGTTCCCGCTGATAAGCGTTGCCACCCAGACCGCGAGGATTATCCTGATCAACAAATTGCAGGCTGATGGCCGCCAGGGCCAGCAATAGCGCGATACCGGCCAGCCTGCTGCGCAGCGGCGGCGTCGGGGCTTTGATCGAGGCTGCGACGGCGCGACTGATGATTGCACTCAATACGATGGCAACGATCGCCAACGCGCCGAGCAGTTTGCCGATGGGGTAGGACTCGAGGATGTTATTGAGGACCTCGTCGGAATACACCAGATAGTCCACGGCGATGAAGTTGAATCGCACGCCGAACTCGTCCCAGAAGAGCCATTCGGCCACGGCGACAAACAGCATCACGAACATACTGACTGTCATCAGCCCTTGCAGGAACCAGCGGTGCCCGCGAGCGCGCCATAAGCGTGGCGGGCAGAGCAGGACATATATCCCCAGTGGCAGGGCGGCGTAGGTGAGGAAGGCCAGGTCATAGAGCAGCCCGGTGGCGAAAGTGGCTATTACTTGATTGCCGGCTTCGTCGAGATGGGTGGTGAATAAAACGAGGCGTGTGAGAAAAAAGAGGGCGAGCCATGTGCCGGTTGCCAACAGCAGGAACCGGGCTGGGGCCGATGGGTAAATCCGCATGTGTCTAATCCTTTGGACAGGTGTATCGAGTTTCCAGTTATTTGGCGCTGCGCCTCGTTTACCGTTATTCACCGGTGGGCACATAGCGCAAATAAATTTATTGTCAATTTTTTAAGGGTTTCTAATACGTTTCAAATCGTAACTCCTGTAAAAGCGTGTTCATAACAGTCATCCATGGACTGTCGGGCTGGCGTCGTTAAAGTTGTGTGGCCTGTGTGTGAAAACTCCGTCAGTGTTTAATATTCGTTTGCTCATTTATAAACGCATGGGCACTTTTAATAGCGGCGGAGAGTATGCCAGTGATCATTCGCAAGTGCGCGTTTGTCAGTCATCCTCTGAAACACCCCGCCGCTCGATCCAGTGGTGACGGGGCGTTGACAAGACTTCAACAAAGCGCCGCCTATACTGCCGACACCCATCAACTGATGATTCGCTCCCCAGCCGGTATTCCCTTGATGACTTCTCGTGCGCTCTCGTTGCTCGTGCTGGCGGCTGTTCTGTCTTTCTTCGCGTTGGGCAATCACCAATTGCAAAACTCGACGGAGCCGCGGGTGGCAGGCATCGCCATGGAGATGCACCTGAGCAACAACTGGGTGACACCGACCCTCAACGGACAGCCTTTTCTTGAGAAGCCCCCGCTGAGCGTCTGGCTGGATGCGGCGGCGATCCGCGTCTTCGGCGCTACGCCATTGGCGGTGCGGCTGGCCTCGGCGTTCGCCGGGCTCTTCAGCGTGTTGCTCCTTTACTGCATGCTCGTACGGTTTGGACGCCCGGCCTCTGTGGCCTGGCTGGCGGCGTTCATGCTGGCGACAACGGCCAGCTTCTGGAGCAACGCGCGGCAGGTGGGCGAAGATGCATTGCTGTCCCTCGGCGTGACCCTGGCGCTGCTGGCGTTTTTCCACGCCAGCGAGCGCGCGCGACGCGGGGCGCCGGTACTAGACCCTTGGCTCGCGTTCACGCTGGGCATCGTGATTTCGATCTTGAGCAAAGGGGTGCTGGGCTTGGCGTTGCCGGGTGTCGTGATTTTCTTCTGGTTGGTCATCGAGACGGTGCGCAAGAAGCGGTTGGAGGTTGTTGACTGGATTCGCCCGGCAGCCCTCACGCTGCTGGCGCTGGTGCCGCTTCTTGTCTGGCTGGGGTTTCTGTACGGGCAGGGCGGTTCCGCGTCATTGAAAGAAGTGCTGTGGACCAACAGCGTTGGCCGGTTCAGCGGTTCGTTTACCGAAGCCGGGCATTACGAGCCGTTTTATTACTACCTGGCAAAACTGCCGGAAGCGTTTTTGCCGTGGAATCTGTTGGTCTATCTGGGGCTTTGGCACTTTCGCAAGCAGCTGATGAGCAATCGCTATCTGTTGTTCTTCACCCTGTGGCTGGGCGCGCAATTCCTGTTGCTGACACTGGCGTCGAGTAAGCGCACGGTTTACCTGATGTCGTTGGCGCCGGCCGCTGCGGTGATTGCTGCCGAATATGCGTTGGTGCTGGGGGCCAGGATCCGCGTGCATGCAGCACGGTCCGCGTTTGTGGCGGCGGTGGTGCGCCATCGTCGAGGGGTCAGCGGGGCGGGTGTCTTGCTGGTGGTTGTCACCTACCTGGGGGCAGCGCAATGGCTGGCGCCGCGGGAGGACAGGCAGCTGTCATTCCTGCTATTGACCGAGAAAATCCATGGCCTGCAACAGCAAGGTGTGAGCGTAGCGCTGTTCCAACCCAGCGAACGCTTGGCGGGCGCTGGCGTGTTCTACAGCCAGAGCCAGCTTGACAGTGTGATGTCTGGTGCTGAACTCGACCGTTTTCTGGCACCGGGGGCTGACAGGGTCGTGGTGATGGAAAGCCAGTCCACGCCTCAATTACCGTTGCGGGTGCTAGACCGCGTCGAGATTGGAGGACGGGTTTACTATTTCGTCACTGCCGCCCCGGGTGCAGACCGTCGTTCATGAACGCGGAGCGTCCCGGGCTGCATCCCCAAGCGGAGCGCGAGAACGATCAAAACTTATGGCGAACACGCGGGCCTCTTCCCGGCTGAAGCCGGTCCCACTAAAAGCATCGTGTGCATCCAGTGGCGCCGGCGCGCGGCCCTAATGTGGGACCGGCTTCAGCCGGGAAGGCGTCGGCCGCTAGACCATCGCTCCACCCGCCACGCTTTTATACGGCAGCCACTGCTTCTGCGGGATCGGCAATTCACAGGATTCCCCGCGGCCAATCGGGAAGTAGTGAAATCCGCTGCGGGCCAGGCGCTCGGTGTCGTACAGATTGCGGCCGTCGAAGATCACTGGCGCGGCGAGGCGTTGCTGGATCAGTTCGAAATCCGGGGCCTTGAACTGTTGCCACTCGGTGCAGATGATCAGCGCGTCTGCATCGTTCAACGTCGACTCCGGGGTGCCCATCAGAATCAGGTCCTTGCGGTTGCCGTAAAGGCGCTGCGTCTCTTGCATGGCCTCGGGGTCAAACGCGCGAACCGTGGCCCCGGCATCCCACAGCGCTTCCATCAGCACCCGGCTCGGCGCGTCGCGCATGTCGTCGGTGTTCGGCTTGAACGCCAGGCCCCACAAGGCAAAGGTCTTGCCGCGCAGATCCCCTTCGTAAAAGGCTTTCACCCGCTCGAACAGTTTGTTCTTCTGCCGCTCGTTGATGGCTTCGACTACCGCCAGCAGGTCGTTGGAACAGTGGGCTTCCCGGGCGCTGTGGATCAAGGCGCGAATGTCCTTGCCGAAGCACGAGCCGCCATAACCGCAGCCGGGGTAGATGAAGTCGTAGCCGATGCGTGAATCCGCGCCGATGCCCAGCCGCACCGACTCGACGTCCGCGCCCAGGTGTTCGGCCAGTTCGGCGATCTGGTTGATGAAGCTGATCTTGGTCGCCAGCATGCAGTTGGCCGCGTACTTGGTCAGCTCGGCGCTGCGCAGGTCCATGAACATGATCCGGTCATGGTTGCGGTTGAACGGCGCGTACAACTCACGCATCACCTTACGCACGGCGTCGTTGTCGCAGCCGATGACGATACGGTCCGGGCGCCGGCAGTCGTTGACCGCCGAACCCTCCTTGAGAAATTCCGGGTTGGAAACGATATCGAACTGCAGCAAGCGACCAGCCTGGCGCAGGGCTTTGTCGATGTGTGCACGCAGGGCGTCGCCACTGCCGACGGGCACCGTGGACTTTTCAACGATGATCAGCGGCTCGGACCGGTACGTCGCGATGGCCTCGCCAACCGCAAAAAAGCCCCTCAGGTCGGCCGAGCCGTCATCGCGGGACGGGGTGCCCACGGCGATGAACAAAACCTCAGCGTGTTCGACGGCCAGTTGGGTGTCGGTGGTGAACTGTAGGCGTTTGTTTTCCAGGTTCTCCCGCACCAGGCTGGCCAGCCCCGGTTCGAAAATATGCACCTGACCCTGCCGCAACTGCTCGACCTTGGCCTGGTCGATGTCCATGCAGACCACGTCGTGGCCGACTTCAGCAAGGACGGTGGCTTGCACCAGCCCGACATACCCGCTACCGAAAACGCTGATTTTCATGAAGAGAAGCCCTGTGGAGGAGTGCTGGAAATGCGCCGAAGGTTGATGGTCAGCACGCCCATCACGATCAGCATGACGCCCAAAGTTTTCGATACCGTGAACGTCTCGTTGAAAAATGGCAGCGCTGCGGCGAGGGCATACACCAGCCCGTAGCTGACGCTGAGCAGGGAATAGGCGCGACTTAGCGGCAGGTCGCGCAGTGCCAGCAGCCAGGCGAGCATCGACAGGGCGTAAGCGATGATCGCGGCGCCGATCACCAGCACGGCTGCAGGCTCGAATCGCAGCAGACTCGCCGGCTCAAACCAGAGCGCAGGCGAGGGCAGACGGCTCATGCCCCAGCGCATGCCCAACTGCGCCGAACTCACCAGCAGCACGCTGCCCATCGCCCACGCCGTTGCCCCGCGCTTCACCGGTGAGCACCTCAGAGCTGACCGGCTCATGCCTGGCGCCCGAGCAGCACAACGCCGGCCAGAATCAGCGCGACACCCAGCCAGTGCACGGCGTCGATGGATTCCTTGAAAACAAAGCGGCTGGCCAAAGTGATCAGCACCACATTCAGCCCCAGCATCGGGTAGGCGATGCCGACCTCCAGGCGCTGCAACACCAGCAGCCAGCCCAGCAAACCCAGGCCCAGACACGCCATTGCCAGCCACAGCCAGAACGAGCGCAATGCGGCGAGCACCCCCGGAAATGTGCCGTGCCAACGCTCCACCGCGCACTTCTGCGCGACCTGGCCCAGGCATGTCAGCCCGCAGGTGCCCAACAGCAGCAGCCAGGTCATGGCG contains the following coding sequences:
- a CDS encoding winged helix-turn-helix domain-containing protein; translated protein: MVNDKIFTAAEPIFDKRLSRIAQRIKWRVLTMLVVEDLVLDTSKYRATRAQRSLKLNPTNIDILALLMLKSPGIVSKEEIAEMLWGELGVNKSSGVGTRVHQIRKVVDDGFAFPLLHTVYGVGYQLRK
- a CDS encoding LTA synthase family protein; the encoded protein is MRIYPSAPARFLLLATGTWLALFFLTRLVLFTTHLDEAGNQVIATFATGLLYDLAFLTYAALPLGIYVLLCPPRLWRARGHRWFLQGLMTVSMFVMLFVAVAEWLFWDEFGVRFNFIAVDYLVYSDEVLNNILESYPIGKLLGALAIVAIVLSAIISRAVAASIKAPTPPLRSRLAGIALLLALAAISLQFVDQDNPRGLGGNAYQRELASNGPYQFFAAFRNNELDYQQFYATLPDPQVAEQMRRELTEPNSRFVGTDPVDIRRTIDNPGATRKANIVLVTIESLSAKYLGSNGDTRNLTPYLDALRKQSVYFNNFYATGTRTDRGLEAITLSIPPTPGRSIVKRVGRESGFASLGQQLAGVGYDSVFVYGGRGYFDNMNAFFSGNGYRVVDQSSVNEQDIHFKNAWGMGDEDLYQQALNLADADFAANKPFLLQLMTTSNHRPYTFPEGRIDIPSGNGRDGAVKYTDYAIGKFLESARQKPWFDNTLFVFVADHTAGSAGKEDLPIDNYLIPLFIYAPKMIQPREISQLASQIDLAPTLLGLLNLDYQSTFFGRNLFFDSALPPRVVVGNYQHLGLFDGKDLAILSPRQGLRRHDNALGESVESKATRDDPLIARAIAYYQVASEGFKQHLLDWKPDGFKP
- a CDS encoding ArnT family glycosyltransferase, which translates into the protein MTSRALSLLVLAAVLSFFALGNHQLQNSTEPRVAGIAMEMHLSNNWVTPTLNGQPFLEKPPLSVWLDAAAIRVFGATPLAVRLASAFAGLFSVLLLYCMLVRFGRPASVAWLAAFMLATTASFWSNARQVGEDALLSLGVTLALLAFFHASERARRGAPVLDPWLAFTLGIVISILSKGVLGLALPGVVIFFWLVIETVRKKRLEVVDWIRPAALTLLALVPLLVWLGFLYGQGGSASLKEVLWTNSVGRFSGSFTEAGHYEPFYYYLAKLPEAFLPWNLLVYLGLWHFRKQLMSNRYLLFFTLWLGAQFLLLTLASSKRTVYLMSLAPAAAVIAAEYALVLGARIRVHAARSAFVAAVVRHRRGVSGAGVLLVVVTYLGAAQWLAPREDRQLSFLLLTEKIHGLQQQGVSVALFQPSERLAGAGVFYSQSQLDSVMSGAELDRFLAPGADRVVVMESQSTPQLPLRVLDRVEIGGRVYYFVTAAPGADRRS
- a CDS encoding UDP-glucose dehydrogenase family protein, coding for MKISVFGSGYVGLVQATVLAEVGHDVVCMDIDQAKVEQLRQGQVHIFEPGLASLVRENLENKRLQFTTDTQLAVEHAEVLFIAVGTPSRDDGSADLRGFFAVGEAIATYRSEPLIIVEKSTVPVGSGDALRAHIDKALRQAGRLLQFDIVSNPEFLKEGSAVNDCRRPDRIVIGCDNDAVRKVMRELYAPFNRNHDRIMFMDLRSAELTKYAANCMLATKISFINQIAELAEHLGADVESVRLGIGADSRIGYDFIYPGCGYGGSCFGKDIRALIHSAREAHCSNDLLAVVEAINERQKNKLFERVKAFYEGDLRGKTFALWGLAFKPNTDDMRDAPSRVLMEALWDAGATVRAFDPEAMQETQRLYGNRKDLILMGTPESTLNDADALIICTEWQQFKAPDFELIQQRLAAPVIFDGRNLYDTERLARSGFHYFPIGRGESCELPIPQKQWLPYKSVAGGAMV
- a CDS encoding EamA family transporter gives rise to the protein MTWLLLLGTCGLTCLGQVAQKCAVERWHGTFPGVLAALRSFWLWLAMACLGLGLLGWLLVLQRLEVGIAYPMLGLNVVLITLASRFVFKESIDAVHWLGVALILAGVVLLGRQA